Proteins co-encoded in one Aphis gossypii isolate Hap1 unplaced genomic scaffold, ASM2018417v2 Contig00205, whole genome shotgun sequence genomic window:
- the LOC126553324 gene encoding zinc finger BED domain-containing protein 5-like, whose translation MDRFIKKIKLTNDVDANRNYNNLNLEINIKQSTSVSDTSLNLKVKRKYTDSYLCFGFTWNGDTDCPLLVCIVCGEKLSNEAMVPSKLKRHLTTKHPGESLKTRLYFERLLNSNKRAAYSMIKRVTISDKALEASFKVAELIAKNMSSHVIGEKLIGPACLVMVETMLGKESKDVISKVPLSNNTISRRINEMADDINDIVLEKIKNQKLFSLQIDESTDRTSKTQLLGFGRFVDNSNIVEQFLFCKELKSTTTGKDILDVVNNFFEKSGLSWNYCCGVCTDGAPSMTGKYKGFVTLAKIKNTAMIITHCFIHREALVAKTLGKKNAKSLK comes from the coding sequence ATggatagatttataaaaaagattaaattaacGAACGATGTTGATGCTAATAGaaattacaacaatttaaatttagaaattaatattaaacaatccACTTCAGTAAGTGatacaagtttaaatttaaaagtcaaaCGTAAATATACTGatagttatttatgttttggaTTTACGTGGAATGGCGATACTGACTGTCCTTTACTTGTTTGTATCGTTTGTGGTGAAAAGTTAAGCAATGAAGCAATGGTACCCAGTAAATTGAAAAGGCATTTAACAACAAAACATCCGGGTGAGTCATTAAAAACACGACTATATTTTGAACGCCTcctaaattcaaataaaagagCTGCATATAGTATGATAAAAAGAGTGACTATATCTGATAAAGCTCTTGAAGCATCATTTAAAGTCGCAGAACTGATTGCTAAAAATATGAGCTCTCATGTTATTGGCGAAAAATTAATAGGACCTGCCTGTTTAGTTATGGTTGAAACAATGTTAGGTAAAGAATCTAAAGATGTTATATCCAAAGTGCCACTTTCCAATAATACTATTAGCCGCCGAATAAATGAAATGGCTGATGATATTAATGAcattgttttagaaaaaattaaaaatcaaaaattattttcattacaaataGACGAGAGTACTGACAGAACTTCTAAAACTCAATTACTAGGTTTTGGCAGATTTGTTGataattctaatattgttgagcagtttttattttgtaaagaaTTAAAGTCAACAACAACAGGGAAGGACATATTAGacgtagtaaataatttttttgaaaaatctggATTATCATGGAATTATTGTTGTGGTGTGTGCACTGATGGAGCTCCGTCTATGACCGGAAAATATAAAGGTTTTGTTACTCtcgctaaaattaaaaatacagctATGATTATAACACACTGTTTTATTCATCGAGAAGCTCTGGTTGCAAAAAcattaggaaaaaaaaatgctaaaagTCTTAaatga
- the LOC126553334 gene encoding protein NYNRIN-like: MGPYPRSGKGKSYILVATDCFSRWTEAYPLGTATSKTIIETLEREFFSRFGYPRLCLSDNGTQFVSNEILNALERWGTQGWTTPIYHPRANPVERRNQDLKKGLRAQLVDGNHKSWDIKLPAILFSIRNRCNEQKCYSPVVLVLGREYKRPGDWALSNSTPVSIGKSQEERVVREQHVLGKKVGVQPSANTATPVKFGKGDVVNYKAHHLSKAHKDFHAGFAPKWWGPVRLERQVGKGVFLTDQQPPRKIHVSCLKRAPHNEIAK; this comes from the coding sequence ATGGGACCATACCCACGTTCCGGTAAGGGAAAATCATACATACTGGTAGCAACCGACTGTTTTAGTAGATGGACCGAGGCTTACCCCCTAGGAACAGCAACctctaaaacaataatcgaAACACTAGAACGCGAGTTCTTCTCACGTTTCGGTTACCCGCGCTTGTGTCTCAGTGATAACGGCACCCAATTCGTATCGAACGAAATTTTAAACGCGTTAGAACGTTGGGGAACACAGGGTTGGACAACTCCGATTTACCATCCGAGGGCCAACCCGGTCGAACGCCGAAATCAAGATTTGAAAAAAGGGTTGCGCGCCCAGCTGGTTGATGGCAACCACAAATCTTGGGACATAAAACTACCCGCAATTCTATTTTCGATACGGAACAGGTGTAACGAACAGAAATGCTACTCACCCGTGGTCCTCGTTCTCGGTAGGGAATATAAAAGACCCGGAGATTGGGCGCTGTCAAATTCAACACCGGTCAGTATCGGGAAATCGCAGGAAGAAAGGGTAGTGCGTGAGCAACATGTTTTGGGCAAGAAGGTAGGGGTACAACCGAGTGCGAACACCGCGACACCGGTGAAGTTCGGCAAGGGCGATGTAGTAAACTACAAAGCACACCACCTATCAAAGGCACACAAAGATTTCCACGCCGGATTCGCACCAAAGTGGTGGGGACCGGTAAGGCTGGAGAGGCAGGTCGGGAAAGGTGTTTTCCTCACCGACCAACAGCCACCGCGGAAAATACATGTGTCCTGCCTAAAACGCGCACCGCATAACGAGATTGCCAAATAA